A genome region from Ptiloglossa arizonensis isolate GNS036 chromosome 4, iyPtiAriz1_principal, whole genome shotgun sequence includes the following:
- the LOC143145982 gene encoding uncharacterized protein C15orf61, with protein MILKVLLAERTIVVRANGTWARIVSKKKKPLASEVLTRYLLQTNEPPWTSYFVKYADVVNDQRGMSHFNWPIGNSNYHVLRTGCFPYIKYHCTKRPRQDLTNEDKFFKAIKLLNLGIPTLMYGLAAILLIRHQEVVRTAQGDVTIYFLLPEDKGSMY; from the exons ATGATTCTGAAAGTATTGCTCGCTGAACGCACAATTGTCGTTCGTGCAAATGGTACTTGGGCGAGgattgtttcgaaaaaaaagaaaccgttgGCATCGGAG GTCTTAACGAGGTATCTGCTGCAAACGAACGAGCCACCATGGACGTCGTATTTCGTGAAGTATGCCGACGTCGTGAACGATCAAAGAGGGATGTCCCACTTCAATTGGCCGATAGGGAACAGCAATTACCACGTACTTAGAACCGGCTGCTTTCCGTACATTAAGTATCACTGCACGAAAAGGCCGCGGCAGGACCTCACCAACGAGGACAAATTCTTCAAGGCGATCAAGCTCCTGAACCTTG GTATACCAACGTTGATGTACGGACTGGCGGCGATATTGTTGATCAGACACCAGGAGGTAGTGAGAACGGCCCAAGGGGACGTGACGATCTACTTCTTGCTACCCGAGGACAAGGGTTCCATGTACTGA